GGATTCCGTGGAATTCCTAAACCTATTTCGACTTCTGGACAGATTGGATTGAAATTTACGAAGGGGCGTAATTTCTTTACAAAATCATCTGATATAACAAGCCCGTTATATCTGCATTGAGC
The genomic region above belongs to Candidatus Bathyarchaeota archaeon and contains:
- a CDS encoding DUF523 domain-containing protein — protein: MGDFPKPYVVVSKCLGFAQCRYNGLVISDDFVKKLRPFVNFNPICPEVEIGLGIPRNP